In Amblyomma americanum isolate KBUSLIRL-KWMA chromosome 8, ASM5285725v1, whole genome shotgun sequence, the DNA window TCATTGAGTTAGTTACAGAGAAGATGAATGAAGTCCGAGTTAACTCTCTACACAGCATTTCCGGAACCTCCCACTTAATTGTAAGAGCGAATTCTAGGCTGTGAGTGCAGCTTTCGTTTTCTGGCACAAACTGTCCGTTCATGCCTTCGTCCCTGTCTCTACCAGAGTCCCTCTTTTCCTCTCCATGTCTTGCATCAGTGCTTAGTAGCTGGCAAAGTTGCAGCTGGGTTGCTTAGTCTGTCAGGTTGGCAGTTAAGCATTTGCTTTCCATAAACCGTCTCTGTTCCATGAAATTGAAATTCGGCATTCAATATTATTTGTGAACGGGAGGCTCTTTTTCCTCAATGGTTACTTACCATTCCAGCAGCTTACTTCTTCTTGCGGAGGGCGTAGCCGTAGCCTCCGAGGCCGTAGTTGAAGCCACCGAGACCGTAACCGTAGCCGAGGCCGTAGCCGAGGCCGTGGTATCCGAGACCGTAGCTCAGACCGTGTCCGTAGCCCAGACCACCGAAGGCCAGACCGTGTCCGTAGCCGAGGCCGACTGCAGCGACTGGGGCAGCGTGGACGGCGGCCACAGCCGGAGCGGCGACGGCGACGGGGGCGGCGACGGCGACAGGGGCAGCGTGGACAACGGGACGGGCCACGGCGACTGGAGCGGCGACGGCGTGAACGACGGGACGGGCGACGGCGACGGCAACAGGGGCAGCGTGGACAACCGGACGGGCCACGGCGACTGGAGCGGCGACGGCCACGGGGGCGGCGACGGCGTGAACGACGGGACGGGCGACGTGGTGGACTACAGCGGCGGGGCGGGCGTAAGCGACAGCGGGAGCGGCGATGGCACCGCCGAAGACATGGCCGAGACCCGAGTAGCCGTAGCCGTAGCCGAGACCGAGACCATGGCCGTAGCCGTAGCCGAGGCCGAGACCATGGCCGTAGCCGTAGCCGAGACCATAGCCGAGGCCGTGGTATCCAAGACCGTAATGGCCGAGACCGTGGCCAAGACCGTAGCCAAGACCGTAGTGACCGAGGGCAAGGCCGCCGGTGTAGCCGCCAAGGCAGGTGGCGACGAGGCCAAGGAAGACAGCGAGCTTCTGCAAAGTCATCGAAGGAAAACATTCACCTCAGGTACTCGCAACGGTTAAGCGGCAGCCATTGGCAGCAGGTGCCTTTAGAAGAACACGAAGGGCTGAGTCGCTAACTTCGTTCCCATGGTAAGCTTACTGAGGGCAGAACGAAACGTTTGTGCTAAAACTCAACCTAAATGTATATACAACGCATAGTACCCTCAAAAGCGTAGTATACATGTCTGATTGTTATGTTATGATAGTTTTCTTTGAAGCATGCTATCCAATCAACGAAGAGCTGGCAAGAAGAAAGATACATGCATATTATTTGCAAATCTTTCCTCTTTCTCGCCTGCCTGCGTAAGGGAAGACGTGAACGAGTTATCTTCCACACTACAACGGGAAACCGCGTCGCCTTTGAAGCCATGGAAATAAAGAAAGACTTTAGCTGACCTTCCAGAATTCACATAAGGAAGCTTCAGACAGTCTAGTCGTTTCATCGTCAGAGTCGGTTCTGTAAGCATGATAATATTTAACGCGGTCTTGTTGCTCCTCTGTTCACGTGACCAGCTCATATTCCGGTGAACTGCATATATGCAAGTGGACATATTTGTTCACTTCGAAAGACAGTGGCAAAGTTTGATGCATTGGTGGTCCTAACTCCGCAGCTTTGCTATTACAAGTCCATGCTCAGCCTTGTTTGCTCCATGGTGCAGCCTGATTCACTACAAGAAACCGCTGCTGACAGGTGGTCAATATTTCCAAGCGTACTTTTGAAAGTGCCTTCAGCTTTTCAGGAAGCTATCCAGTTGAAGAACGGTGCTCTAGCGAAACATGGCAGGTTTTCAGGCTTTTCAGAGCTAGAAGCATTGCTGAATGCCACGCTCTATCCTGAACTACGTATTGCTCTTGAGATATGGTACCCGTGATTAGGCTAGCTACGTCTTTCCGCCGCGTTATTCTCTCCGAGCGGAGCTAAGAGAAAGCCCGGATGGCTCCCAACTCTTCAGCCTCATCTTCGTCGAAATCCTTCGGTCGTCGACCACAGCCGCGGTACGGTACATCGCCGGATCATCGCAGAACGTTCCGCGGCCGAAGAAGCACTGTTAATCCTCCGGAGACGGCGGCTCCCAAGAGCGTGTCCGTGGGAGACTTACCAGCATGATTGTAGTGGCTACGGTTGAGTCCGAAAGACCAAGTGTGCCTGCCGCTCTGACGACTGGCGCTCGCTTATATACCTGGGTCCCCCCGAGGGGTCCTTTCCGCCATGTGATCGGCGGCCTCACCCTTCCAGCCTCCTCTGAACGGACGTCGGGGCGAGAGCGCTTGGGGAAGGAGAAGAGGTGATCCTACGCGTGCTTCCAGGCACCTTGAGAAAGGTTGGCCTGGACAAAGGCGGGGACCCGGGGACGTTTGACATTGTGCAAGGCAGGAGAGCGTTATTCGGCTTTCCTATCTTGGCGGTCGCGGGGGAAAACTGCCTACCCCGCGTCACTCTCCCTCGGAGAGCactcgcgcgcgcacacacgcggtAGTTTGATACCTGAGCGGCGGCGCTCTTGAAAGTGGGTTATCAATGCCCGGATCGCTTGTGGCGTTGGCCGTCCGCACCCGCGCGTACACAAGCGTGAGGAGGTGGGGCGCGCAATATGTGTTGTTCTGCTCGTTTGCGTCGCTTTCTACACTGCTTCTCGCTCCGTACCGAAGCCTAAGAAACCGTACCGTAACAGCAATGGCAACGAGGGGAAGAAGAAGGGGTCATCATCAAGGAGCCGCTCTCCTGCCAATCCACTCTCTCTGACAATCCACTTTTTCTCTCCCAGTCACCCGTGTCGTCCAAAACCTAATCGGCTTGATGTCCCAGCTTCTTTGCTGGTGCTGCCGGGAGGGATTTCAAAGTGCTTGGAGCGCGCCGAAATTTCTGATTGCCATCGGAGGTGCGTGCCTGGCATAGCGACGGACGATATCtcctactcttccacgactttcACCTACGCGACTGATTGCTACTCCGTGGTCGCAGCTTCCTGAGATAACGAGTGAAAGCGTCAGGCAACTTCCAGTCGTAGTCATTACCCCGTCATCCACCCTTCCCCAATTGAAGAGGCTGCTCTTAGCTGGTGCCATATTAATTCGCGCGATGCGTTGGGTGGTCTCCACGGGAATTCGTGCCAGGGAAGAAGGACGCTCGAATGAGCGGACTGGGGGAACGGAGGGTGATCCTCCATATCATACGTGAGATAAGGACCCGAGGTATGGCATCGTCAGCGAAACTCCTTTTGAAAGCTGATGGCAAGAAGTGCATCCGAGAGACCCTGACGGAAGACGCCTGCTACCGTTAGTGAATACGTTTACGCCAAATTGTTGACATCGAACAGCCGCGGTGATGCTTCGTCGTGGAGAGCTTCTGGTAGTTTCCGAAGGACGCTTTCAGAATATTTGGCCAGAACAACTGTTTGTTCCTTTTTCCTTAGTGTTTTTGCATTCATTTATTCGATGGCATATTGATGCCATTTCCAGGCACGACGCCTCCGGATGTTTTCGCTGAGCGTTACGTTGCCGGCTGCAGCAGGAACAGAACTTTCTAGATTGTCAGTGGAACACAAGAAACAGAACTCAAAAGTTCACTTGTTTCTGGTCTCACCATAACTTTATATATTATATGGACTGCTCCTGGAAGTTAAGACTAGAGAAAAGGTGTTTATGGTATTTATTTATACGCGCCAAGGTAGCAAAATCAGGCTTGAACAGAGGCTGGACTTATCATAGCCACGTTATTCTGGTGTTCGAAGCAGTAGTGTTACGTTGGTTCTTGGCGCGGCTAGACTAAAAGTTGAGTACGCGGCAGAATCCACGCTTTCATTACTATAGCACGTACGTGTCCTGTTGAGTCATGTGCAGTCAGGCCGGAATAAACCCCGAACAGTGCCTGTGAACGAAACAAAATGCTTTACCTGTGTACTTGGAGATGCAGCTTGCAGCTAGCCTGATTGTTGTGTCTGGACAGATGGTCTGGAAACGGGGAAGGGGAAGTCTGAAGGTTGGGGCGGGCACTCTCTCACGTTTTCTTTTATTATTCATGCGATAGAATCCAGGATGCGGTCTGAAAAAATTTCCGCCTTCCCCGTAACAAAATTATCTGATTGGTCAATTCCCTGATGACGTCCTCAGGGTAACTTGACCGAAATTAGCAGTCAGAGAGcactgccaaatttgaaagttCCTGATCCGTCGAGAGAGGCCCGTGACTTTTTGATGTCATCACAGCCTGTCCACTGTGCAatgtggcaacctgcccaccggattgtgagcaaactgcccaccgttccCAGATTCAGTGCAGTTGCCATTTGCCGACCGTGAAGCTCTGCATGAGCCTGACTGAAGCTCGggaacaacctgggtctcacaagcttcACCGGTAGCTGTATTCGAAACAGCCACCTGCGGGAACAGTGGCACATCGGTTAATCGCTTCACCATTGCCCCAGCAGGCCTATGAGCACTCCTGCGATTTATGCGTGCAACTTAAAGGGCAGTGATATCAtaacaccacgtgaccacgagTGGACCAGCTCCAAATTTGAAAACATCCGCCGTAGGTGTTCTTTGCGCAATGTCGGTTGCGACTGCACGCTGAATGCAGCCACAGAAGTGTGGAGCACAATACAACTGACTAGCTCTGATGGACAGGATATGGTATGGTAgaatggcatggcatggtatggtatggtatggtgtggtgtggtgtcgtgtggtatggtgtggtatggtgtggtatggtgtggtatggtctggtatgacatggtatggcaTGGTGTGGTGAGGTATGGATGGTATGACATggcatggtgtggtatggtatggcgtggtAGGGTATGGTGTGGTGTAgtgtggtatggcatggtatggcatggcatggcatagcatggtatggtatgatatggtacggtatggtgtcgCATGGCATGATAtagtatggcatggcatggtaagGTAGGGTAGGGaagggtagggtagggtagggtagggtgTGGTGTGGTGTCTTGTGGTGtggcatggcatggtacggtatggtatggtacggtgatGCGTGGTGGGGTTGCCACCTGTCCACCATGGCAGGAGGGCCACTGCCTTTTCGTGACACGGACGGACAGAGGCCTCCTTTTGTCGTGAAGTGGACATCTAAAGCTATCGTCTTAAAAGTCAGCCCTTCCTCCGTCCTCCACTTACTCTAAACGCTTGACAGATGGTGTACGTGTACGTGTCCTCAAAGCTTGTGGTGTCACGGGCCGGACACTTTATCCTTGACTCTTTTTGGGAGAGTTAGACACGAAATTTTGGTTTCATGTTTGCTTCTTTGCAATCATGCGCAAGATGTTAATATACATGAATCACCACGCGGTATAGGCCTACGACCGCAAAATagtttataactgaatttcttctgtGAGTGCCATCGGTTCCAGCTTTAACACCTTAACGAAAGCTATTATGTCTAAGGTTGACGTAGGTGACGTCAAGCATGAACAAAGCTTCAGTACAGTTGCGGCTGCTTTGTTCCTTGGCTCGTCATACAAATTGGCTTTAGCGTTGTAGTCAATTATATCGACGAAGCGCTTATTAAATCGAAggtattgttgttttttttgtcgcTCACTCGGTAGCTCGGCCGTTGAAACCGAAATTGAAAcaggtgaaagaagaaattaagttATAATTTATTTAGCGGCCGTACAAGAATAACACGTGGTGTGTCATGTATGCTAGCACCGTGGGCATCATTACTAAGAAGAAAACGTGCAACCAAACTTTTGGTGTGTATACTCCTTTAAAATTCGCGCTATAGTTCTTGAACAACGTAAAAAGAGGTTTTCTTCACTAACGACACATCTTCGGTGAATGTACTTTACAAATGGGCGAAGCCCCAGAGTTTAGCTCCGCACAGCGTTTTTTTTCCTCGGAAAAGTCATGAAACACACCGCTGTGAAATCCTGATTGTCATCATCAGCTACCGGCTCTCCAGCAAACAGAAGAAGCAGCCGGAGGGCGGTGTAGAAGTCGCCGCCTCCGGAAGAAATTTGCATCACACTACAACGCAACGCCTACTTCATCCTATTGCAGCcagcaaaaccaaacaaaaaagcTGAGATTGCAAAGCAGGAGCTGTTCACGCAAGTCGTAGTTTTTTACGACCCTCTCGTGTTTTGCGGCATTTCTTCCGCTTCTAGAAGTTGCTATCGGGTACAGCTTGACACGTCCCAGTGCTCATAGGAGCTGAAACGCCCGCCGCGATGTACCATACGTCTTCACTTTATCTGTTTTCTTTACTGCGCTGAGCGATATGCTAATTTTGCGTTCCGGAGGGCTCTTCTCTGTCTCCGGTGACTTTTATCGAAGGTGTCCGATTTCTAGGATCGATCGAGAAGTTTTTACGTGCCATGGGTTGCTTAGTTTCCCAAATGCCGACATttgtctctctgtctctctctctctcactcttacCGCGACTCGTACTCTTCCACTGACCGAATTTATATTCCTTTTATCTTCTTTCTGTGTCTTCCTTCTCACGCGTGCTTTATAAGCCACGTTCACAGAGGGGCCCCTTCCTACTCTTGCATACTGTGTAGGACAGCAAAGGCCACCTCTCCCCTGAAACAGGCACGCTTGTGTTAGTTTTCTTCAACTTGGCGGCAATTTGTGAATGCGACGTATTTCATAATCACTTCTTTTCTCTTTATACCTTAATGCTCGCAGTCTTGGCGGTTAGTTCCTACTTTCGTCAAAATCCCAAAGTTTTTGTTCTGTTCTCAGTTCTGTGCGCGTCCGTGCTGAAAATACTGCTGCTGGTTACTCGACCCGTAATACTATGACGGTATACGAATTTTCAGCCCGGTGAGCCTTGGTCCGTAGACCACAGTGAGAAATGGAGTTTTTCGTTTCCTGTCTAGCCGCCCATCAAGAGAATGCACATACTCAGTTCCAATAACTGCCAAGGGAATTTTCTATCCGGACGTTCATTTCGCCCGATGCATTCTTCCTTActtccttcattacggcgtctctcgcaGGTCACGCCCACGTATTTAAAATATTTAAGGAACAAATTTAGTAGGCTAGCAATGCATATCATTTGTTTCCAAGGCGTGTAGAGATGCCTTGTAGTGAGTTTTAGTTGCAAGCGCTCAGCATAAGCTAACTGGCATTCGAGCATGATACGGCCGGGTAGTGAAGGTGTTGTTTGGAACTCAGCTCACAACATTGCTTCAGCTGCTGTCTCACTGCTGGCTGTCAAATTcgcaatttcgttttttttttaaccagaaGGCCTTTAAAAGGACCCTGAAATAAATTCTAGGGGCATATCCTCGTGCAACAGATCAGTAGAGGTGCTCTTGcgagtattcgagtcaaattttaAAGCTTTGTGTGGGCTCTATAAATTAGAAATAATTTTCAAAACTGTTTCTCGTAGTAGCTCGCAGCCGATTAGGTCGACACGCCTCAGCGGGGAATGACacctaccccgatgacgtcagtacAGACGGGGCtagcttgaaggctggctctgttgcccactgacgtcatcgaggTAGGGGACGCGCGGCGAgttgtgtcgccctaatcggctgCGACCTGCTGTGAGCAGCAGTTTTTGAAAATTATTTCGAATTTGTAGAGCCCaaacagagctttcaaatttgattCGAATACCCATAAAGACCACATCTATTGATCTGCTGCACTACAATATGCACCATCGAAATCAGTTCAGAGTCCCTTGAAACATCCTTGGCATGGTATCTGGTATCAGTACCGGCTTTACCTCCAGATTCATTGAAACCGCTCCGCAATTTACAATAAATTCATCGCCTGTTCCACCTGTTTGTTGCTGCGGTAATGCCCGCCTCCTTTCCGGCTCTATGTCATTAGAGCAGGGAAACAGAGAGGCCTTCTCGGTCGCACCTTTGTGGCGGAACGGCATCCCGACACATCAAAATCCAAGCAGCACATATGATTGACCCAATATTGGAATAGGATGGCTGTACTTAGGTTCTTGAAGGACCGACATTTTCCAATATAGTTCCGATATTAGGCTGATTACATGTGCTGCTGGGAAAATGCTCGGCATGGTCCCACGCACACAATTTGCATTGCTCGAAAGCACGAAACAACAGTAAACGTCAAATTGCACCGCCACGATTCCAGCGCTGGGGCTGTGCCGCCTTGGTCGTGACAATGCTGAGCT includes these proteins:
- the LOC144101406 gene encoding uncharacterized protein LOC144101406, which encodes MLKLAVFLGLVATCLGGYTGGLALGHYGLGYGLGHGLGHYGLGYHGLGYGLGYGYGHGLGLGYGYGHGLGLGYGYGYSGLGHVFGGAIAAPAVAYARPAAVVHHVARPVVHAVAAPVAVAAPVAVARPVVHAAPVAVAVARPVVHAVAAPVAVARPVVHAAPVAVAAPVAVAAPAVAAVHAAPVAAVGLGYGHGLAFGGLGYGHGLSYGLGYHGLGYGLGYGYGLGGFNYGLGGYGYALRKKK